The DNA window CGCGCACGACTGCGCCGCTTGCGGCGACCGCGCTTGCGGCGCGGCTGCTCGTCACCTTCGCTCGGCGCCACCGTCTCCGGCTCTGCCAACGCCAGGGCCAGAGAGCCTTCGGCACGCGGCTCGCCCACCGCCTCCGTCTGCTCGCTCGCCATCTCCATCGCCCCTCGTTCGTCCGCCATCGTTCCTCCCATCGAGCGCGTCCTCCCTGAACGCACCCATGGACATCAGAAGTCTCGTTGACCGTCGCCCGGACCCACCCGGGCGGCTCCCTACACCACCGCCCGCGCCATCCGAGCGCGCAGCGACATTCGTTTCTCGATCCCCTCGAGCCGGCCCATCAGCTCCACACCGAGCTGCTTCGCCTCGTCGAGGTGCTTCTTGGCGAGCGCGTCGACCGCGTCGCCCTCCCGCTCGCGCTGCGCGAGCACGCCCTCGACCGCGGTGAAGATCTTGTCCAGCCGCCGAGTGAGCTCCTCGAGATCCCCGCGCACGAAGAGAAACTCGCGCTGGATCTCGTCCATCGTGTAGCCCTGGCCCATGAGCCGCCGGATCTCGTCGATCTGGCGGACCACGGTGGCCGGGTAGAGCCCCTGCGAGCCGCGCCGCTTGCCCTTGCGGGCCACGCGAACGCTCCGGGGCAGCAAGCCGAGCTGCACGTACTTCCGAAAGGTCGCCTCGGTGAGCTTGCCGCCGCGCGCCGTGAAGGCCTCGACGATCTGCTGGACCGTCATGCCCTGCGGATGCGCGCGCTCGATCGCCACGAGCTCTTGCTCGCTCCAGCCGTCTCGCGTGTTTCCGGGGTGGGTCATGGCAGCTCGCTTCAGCGTGGGTGGGATCGGCTCGTTGGATCCAACCTTTCGAACGCCAGCGAATGTATTCCCTTGAATGGAATCGTGTCAAACAAAATGCGCAAGACGGGAACACTTAGACGTAAACACAGAGAAATCAGGCACTTGCCAGCCCAGTCCAGCGGGGTCCGGAGGGTCTCGAGGCCCGCATTTCGCGATCGCCTCGTACCGAAGACGATCGGCCAGCCGCGGGTCGTCGAAGCCGATCTCTTCAAGCGAACGCCGATCGAGTTGCCGCGGGTGAGCGCGAGCGGCAGGCTGCGGGCCATGCGATCTCTCGCCCTGGGTCTGGTCTGGGTGGCCCTCTGCTTCGGCTGCAGCGACGGCAGCCGCGGAGACGGCCGCACCGGCGAGTCCTGTCAGGAGGCGGACGACTGCCGTCACGGCCTCTGCGTGGCCGGCGTCGCCGGCGACGCGCCCGTCTGCACCATCAGCTGCGCCTCGACCGACGAGTGCCCGCGCGGGTGGGCCTGCTCCGGGCTCACCTCGGACAACGTGCTCATTTGCACCCAGGGCGCGCCGACGCCCTTCGGGGTGGGCGCGCGCGAGGAGTGACGTCACCGGGGGCACGGTCACCCGCGGGACGCGTCTCCAACCGTCCCGAAGAATCCCGTGGAGCGGGTGGCGGGCGCCTTGCTAAGGTCCGCCGCGTGAGCACACGCGAGACGGAGGCCCGGTGCGTCGGACTGGCTTAGGCGTCGCCCTGCTCGGGCTGGCGGCCATGGTCTTGCCCGCGTTCGAGGTCGCGCTCGAGGCGTCGCCCAACGCCCTCCCCATCGCGGGCGCCGCACTCTTCGTGCTCGGCGCCGCGCTCTTCGGGGTCGGGTTGGTCCGGGATCCGGCCGGCATCGGCGACCCACGGGCCTGGCGACGCTTCCGCAACAACCGCGGCGCGCTCGCGGGGGCCGTGCTGGTGCTCTTCGTCGGCTTCACCGCCTTCGTCGGCCCCATCCTCGCGCCGATGGACCCGAACGAGATCCACGAGAACGGCCTCTCGGACCGCGGCGAGCCCATCGAGCCCGACGAACAGTTCGTGCTCGGGACCGACGCCATCGGCCGCGACGAGCTGAGCCGGCTCCTCTTCGGGGGCCGCATCTCGCTCGCCGTCGCGTTCGGCGCGGTGGCCATCGCGGGGAGCTTCGGCTTCTGCGCGGGGCTCCTGAGCGGCTACTTCCGCGGCATCGCCGACGCGACGATCATCCAGCTGATCAACTTCGTGCTGTCGCTGCCCTTCCTGCTCGTGGCCATCGCCCTGAACCGCGTCATCGACGACCCGTCGCTCTGGGTCCTCTGCGTGCTGCTCGGCGGGCTCAGCTGGACGCGCCTCGCGCGGGTCACGCGGGCCAAGACGCTGCAGGCGCGGGAGCTGGAGTACGTGCAGGCGGCGCGGGCGCTGGGCATGAGCCACATGCGCATCCTCTTCCGGCACGTGGTGCCGAACGTGCTCGGGCCGGCCATCGTGCTCGGGACGACGCTGATCGCGGCGATGATCATCATCGAGAGCGCGATGAGCTTCCTCGGCCTCGGCGTGAAGCCGCCCACCGCGAGCTGGGGCAGCATGCTGCGCGACGGTCAGGAGTACATGGTCCACTCCCCACGGCTGCTCGCGTGGCCCGCGGTGCTGATCGTGATGACCGTGTTCGGGTTCAACCTCCTCGGCGAAGGGCTGCGCGATGCGCTCGACCCGAAGGAGTGAGGCCTACGCCGGCCTGGTGGCCATCGGGCTGTTCGCGCTCACGGTCGTCACCATCGGCTGGTTCATGCCGGACGCGCCGACGGGGCCCCGCTACATGGGCGCGGGCGCCGAGACGCCCCAGCGCGGCGGCACCTTCGTCTTCCACCACGAGAGCGACGTGCGCGGGTTCGACCCGCACAAGTCCTTCGACGAGCTGAGCAACATGGGCATCAAGCTCCTGTTCGAGGGCCTGCTCGACTACGACCGCGACACGATGGACCTCGTGCCCCGGCTGGCGCTCGAGGTCCCGGAGCCGAGCGAGGACGGCCGGACCTACCGCTTCCGCCTCCGCGAGGGGGTCCGCTTCGCCGATGATCCGTGCTTCGAGGGCGGGCGCGGGCGCGAGGTCACGGCCCACGACGTGCGCTGGTCGATGGAGCACATGCTCGCGACCGGGACCGCGTCTCCCGGGGCGACCTTCTACACGCTCATCGAGGGCTACGACGCCTTCCGCGCGGGCGAGGCGAGCCACGTCTCGGGCATCCGGGTCATCGACCGCCACACCATCGACTTCTCGCTGAGCCGTCCGGATCAGACCTTCCTCTACACGATGGCGATGAGCTTCGCGTACCCCGTCGCGCGCGAGGCGTACGCGCGGTACGGCGAGGAGATCCGCCGCCACCCCGTCGGCACCGGCGCCTACGTGCTCGAGGACTGGGAGCCGGGGGTCGAGCTGACCTTCGTGCGCAACCCCAACTACTTCGAGGAGGGGCGGCCCTGGGTCGACCGACAGGTGTTCGAGCTCAACCTCGACCGCGGCCCCGCGGTGATGCGCTTCCGCAACGGCGACCTCGACCACATCCATCGCCAGACCCCGAGCGACTACCTCGAGCTGCGCGACATGGAGGCCTGGGCGCCCTACCGGGTGGAGGCGCCGCAGCCGAACATCTGGGGCGTGATCATGAACTGCGATCTCGCGCCCTTCGACGACCGCCACGTGCGGCGCGCGGTGGCCTTCGCGATCAACCGCGCGCAGTGGCGCCGGGCCCGCGCGAACCGCCTCGCGCTCCAGGGCCAGCCCATCCCCCGCGTGCTGCCGGGCTTCGACCCGGAGCTGCCGGGGCGGCACGAGTACGATCTGGAGCGCGCCCGCGAGGAGATGCGGCTCGCCGGTCACCCCGACGGCATCGAGCAGGAGATCGAGGTCTGGCTCGGCGAAGGCGACACCGGCCGCCGCTACGGGGAGCTGATCCAGTCGGATCTGCGCGAGATCGGGCTGAACATCCGCATCAAGCAGGTGGCCTTCCCCATCTTCCTGCAGGAGACCGGCAAGCCGCGCACGGCACAGATGCTCCTCTCCGGCTGGTCGATGGACTTCCCCGACCCGGCGAACTTCCTCGACATCCTCTTCCACTCGCGGTCCATCCACGAGGAGGACTCGGAGAACAAGGCGTTCTACTCGAACCCGGAGCTCGACCGGATCCTCGACGAGGCGCGGGTCGAGCGAGACCGGCCGCGCCGCCTGGCGATGTACCGCGAGGCGTCGCGCATCCTCGTCGACGACGCGCCGTGGGCGTTCGTGTGGAGCGACGTCTCGATGGAGATGTGGCAACCCTACGTGCGAAACTACAGGCCTCACGCCGTCTGGGACAACTTCTACCGTGACGTCTGGCTGGATCTCCCGCGTCGCCGCGTCGCCATGCGCCCCACGAGCCCGCTCAACCGCTTCGCGGCCGCGCTCTCGC is part of the Sandaracinaceae bacterium genome and encodes:
- a CDS encoding ABC transporter permease, with amino-acid sequence MRRTGLGVALLGLAAMVLPAFEVALEASPNALPIAGAALFVLGAALFGVGLVRDPAGIGDPRAWRRFRNNRGALAGAVLVLFVGFTAFVGPILAPMDPNEIHENGLSDRGEPIEPDEQFVLGTDAIGRDELSRLLFGGRISLAVAFGAVAIAGSFGFCAGLLSGYFRGIADATIIQLINFVLSLPFLLVAIALNRVIDDPSLWVLCVLLGGLSWTRLARVTRAKTLQARELEYVQAARALGMSHMRILFRHVVPNVLGPAIVLGTTLIAAMIIIESAMSFLGLGVKPPTASWGSMLRDGQEYMVHSPRLLAWPAVLIVMTVFGFNLLGEGLRDALDPKE
- a CDS encoding ABC transporter substrate-binding protein; amino-acid sequence: MRSTRRSEAYAGLVAIGLFALTVVTIGWFMPDAPTGPRYMGAGAETPQRGGTFVFHHESDVRGFDPHKSFDELSNMGIKLLFEGLLDYDRDTMDLVPRLALEVPEPSEDGRTYRFRLREGVRFADDPCFEGGRGREVTAHDVRWSMEHMLATGTASPGATFYTLIEGYDAFRAGEASHVSGIRVIDRHTIDFSLSRPDQTFLYTMAMSFAYPVAREAYARYGEEIRRHPVGTGAYVLEDWEPGVELTFVRNPNYFEEGRPWVDRQVFELNLDRGPAVMRFRNGDLDHIHRQTPSDYLELRDMEAWAPYRVEAPQPNIWGVIMNCDLAPFDDRHVRRAVAFAINRAQWRRARANRLALQGQPIPRVLPGFDPELPGRHEYDLERAREEMRLAGHPDGIEQEIEVWLGEGDTGRRYGELIQSDLREIGLNIRIKQVAFPIFLQETGKPRTAQMLLSGWSMDFPDPANFLDILFHSRSIHEEDSENKAFYSNPELDRILDEARVERDRPRRLAMYREASRILVDDAPWAFVWSDVSMEMWQPYVRNYRPHAVWDNFYRDVWLDLPRRRVAMRPTSPLNRFAAALSPFGRLR